The Flavobacterium sp. M31R6 nucleotide sequence CTTTTGATTCTAATATTTGCTTTGAATTATTTAGTAAATCTAAAGAATTGACAAATGTTCCTTTATTTACCAATAACAATAATTGCTGTCTAAATTCAGCTGGTGTTACACCAAATATACTAGGATATTTAGCATTATACTCCGGACGAATGTAATGATAATTACTTACTATTAACATTTATCTATCTCTAAACTGTTTTTGATGATTCATTTGCCAAAATTCCTTTTTTTGGAGGGACTCCAAAAATAATTCGGCACTATTGCCTTCACCAAAATCGGCATCTGTTTGTTGTACCTGATGGGAATCAATAGTTCTCAGTGCTTCATAAATATTTTTTTTATTATAATCTACATTTATAATATCGGCATGAACTGCTCTATTTTGCTGACGAGTACCAATATTGATAATCGGAATTCCGTAATAAGGAGCTTCCCGTATTCCGGCACTGCTATTTCCTATAATAAATTGAGAATTTTTTAATAATGTCAAAAAATATTCAAATCGCAATGAGGGAAAAATCCGGAAACGTGGATTCCCTTTTAAGCGTTCATAAGCATTAAGAATTATTTGACTACCCAAATCATTATTAGGAAAAACAACAATGTAATTATGTGTGTCTGCCAATAATGCCTCTACAAAATCAGATGCATATTGTTCAATATCCTTTATTTCAGTGGTTACGGGATGAAACATGACTATAGCGTAGGATTCAAAAAACAGCTGATAATATTCTTTGGCAACAGCTAAATCAGGAAGTTTATCTGAAAACATAACATCAATATCAGGTGAACCGATCGTGAAAATAGATTCTTTTACCTCTCCCATTTGCTCCAATCTTTTAGCTGCTTCTGCATTAGAAACAAAATGAATATGGCTCAGTTTACTTACGCTATGACGAATCAATTCATCTACCGTACCCGATATTTCACCCCCCTCAATATGGGCTACCAAAATATTATTTAAGGAACCTACAATGGCTCCAGCAAGAGTTTCCACTCGATCTCCATGAACAAGGATTAAATCAGGTTGAACATTTTTTATATAACTCGATAGTCCTTCGATGGTTTTGGCCAGTGTCAAATCCATGGTGGTTTCATGGGTATGATTCTGAAAAGTATGTATGTTTTTATACCCGCAACGTTGAATTTCCAACAAGGTATATCCGTATTCTTCCTGTAAGTGCATGCCGGTAACCGCCACAAAAACTTCAAATTCGGGCTGTTGTTCGAGAATCGAAATCAATGATTTTATTTTGCCAAAATCGGCACGGGTTCCTGTCAGGAATAGTATTTTTTTCATTTTATTCAAAATCAATAAAATCTAATTGCTCATCATTAGCAATATCCCGCTTAGCTTTTTTACCTAAAATAGAATTAAAATGTTCCGCTAGAATTTTCCCTGTGCCAGGACGTTTCACCCAAATATTTTCTTTGGAGAATACTTCACCTTTTTTTATGGCAGCGATGGCACAAACGGTTGCAAAAGCAAAATCAATTGTAACTTGTTCCTCTTGTGCTGGTTCTTTGACACCACCTCGCATTTGCCAAATTTCATTGGAACTTATAAGTAATTGTGAAGTAGTTTGCTCATCCATACTACATACAATATCTGGACCTGTGCGTTGCATATGATCTGTAAAATGGCGTTCCAAAATACTGGCTCCCAAAGCCACCGCTCCCAAACAAGCATTATTATTCAATGTATGATCACTTAACCCAAATACTTTATCTGGAAAAGCTTCATGCATTTGAGTCATGGCTCCAAAACGAACCAAATGTATTGGTGTTGGGTACAAATTAGTCGTATGCAATAATGCTACAGGGACTTTATGCCTATCAAAAATAGTAACCGCTTTGCGAACACTTTCAATAGTATTCATTCCCGTGCTCAAAATAACGGGTTTGCCAAAGGAAGCAATATGTTCTAATAGCGGATAATTATTGCATTCGCCAGAACCAATTTTATAAGCGGGAATATCAAATTTTTTCAATCGTTCAGCCGCAGCGCGAGAGAATGGAGTCGAAATAAAAATCATCCCTTTACTTTCTACATACTTTTTTAATTCCAATTCGTCGGCTTCGTTCAACGAACAACGTTCCATAATTTCGTATATGGATACGTCGGAATTACCAGGAATTACTTTTTTGGCCGCTCCAGACATTTCGTCTTCGACAATATGGGTTTGATGTTTTACAACCTCAACACCCGCTCTATGAGCAGCATCAACCATTTCTTTGGCTACTTGCAATGAGCCTTCGTGATTGATACCAATTTCGGCAATGACTAATGGTGGATAATCAGGACCAATTCTTCGTCCTGCTATTTCTATATATGGGTTCATTTTTTTGTTTTAAGTTATCGATTTTCAAATATCAGTTTTCTAAAAAAGCACTTCAGACTTTGAAATTTTCAACTAAGAATTAATCACTAGTCACTAATTGTTAATTTTATTTCAGTCCCATTAAATAAGCGGCATAATCAAAATCAGCTTGAGTGTCAATATCAACTTCTGAGAAAGGATTATCAACAATAAAAGGGAAAGAGTGGTCTCCTATAATTTTTCCATTTTTCACCAAATCGGATTTAAGTAGATATAAAAGCCCATTTTCAAAATACAAAGGTTCCAAATCTTGGCTACGTTGTCCAATTTCATAATTATAAGGAACAAATTGATCATCAATAATTTTACCTAATTTTTGATGGTTTCTACTTACAGTAAACAAACTATCAAAATTGCCTGTTAGGTAGCGTTGCATCGCTTCGGGCAACAAAGTTTCTGGTCGTAACGGATTGGTAGGTTGCAATAAAACTACGTGTTCCACCGTTTCAGAAACATTTTCCAACACATGTTTCAAGACCGAAATAGTTGTAGCGAAATCGTCCGACAAAGCTTCGGGACGGTCAATAACCAATGCTCCATATTCTTGTGCCACTCGCTTAATTGCACTATCATTCGTACTTACATAAATGGCATCAATTAACTCTGGATGTTGTTGTGCATAACGAATACTGTGCACCAATAAAGGCAATCCATTCAGCACTTTGATGTTTTTATCTTTTAATCGTTTTGAACCGCCTCTGGCGGGAATAATAGCTATGGTTTTCATTGGGCAAGTCTGTTTTTTGCCTCGATTATAATTTTGTTCATTCCCAGGTTCCACATTTCTGTTGAATATAATTCATTAGATAATTCAGGTATTTCAAATTTACCTTCTAAAAATTCATTTATGGCTTTTTCCCATGCCGAAACAAAATGCGGATTTTCAATTAATTTACCCAATTTCCCATATTGAAGTACCTCTGGAACTCCGCCTATAGCCGATGCAATACAGTAATTACCGCAATGCAATGCTTCTATTAAGCTCATGCCAAAACCTTCATGACAAAGTGTAGGAAACAAATAACAATCAGAACTTTGGAAATAAACAGGAAGTTCATCATTAGGAATTCGACCTAAATACATCACTCCATCTTGGGGCGTTTTGGGCTCGCAACCAATAACCCATAACACTATGTCTTGCCTAGTTTTATACACTCGCTTCCAAGCCTCCAGTAAAATACTCAACCCTTTTTTCGGACGATCCTGTGAACACCATACAAAAACAGTTTTATCGTTTGTATTTTTTGTTTGCTTAATCGCTTGCTTCTCTTTTAGCGAAAGTGGAAAAAACTTTTTGGTATCAATACCATTATGCAAAACCGAAAATCGAGTAGGCAATACTGTATAATAATTTTTATGTGCCAAATACGAATCATTCGTTAATAACACCATTTCATCTATAGACTCAAAAAACCATCTGCCATTATAATTTTCATAAAAAGGTGGAAAACCATGATAAAAAAACTGAAGACAAGAATTGGATCGCAGCCCTTTTGAAACCAAAAAAGCAGTAAGTGGCTTTACAATTCCAAAATTATCTATGATTTGAATAATGTATTTTTCGTTTGGTTTCAGAATTTTATCCAAAGCTTCAAAATAGCCTAAGTACTTATTTTTTTTGACTTTTCTTCTTATTTTAAAAAGTAAACCATTAGCAATCAAACTGTACGCAACATTCTCAAACTGTTTTTCAGGTGGCTCGCATACTATAAAATCTACTTGATGCTCCTTTTGCAAATAATTTTTATACAGCGTAGTCCAACTTCCTATTTTTGAAAAAGGGAGCGGAACTTGTGATAGTAGAATTACTTTGGTCATACACAAAAATTTTATGGCTTAGTAAAGATAGAAAAAGTTGTTTAACCTGTCGGGTGTAATTATTAATAACGTCAGTTCGAGTGTTTTTTGTGAAGTAAAACGCAACAATAAATGTATCGAGAACCATTTGCATCCAACTGCTTAATTTACTCTTTTTTAATTTTTAATTGAATCGATTTTAAGTCATTCCCAATGATATAAAAATAATTGCAGTCTTTGTAAAAACTAATAAGATGCAACAAGACTTTGTCGTTTATTTCTTTCAAAGAGTAATATTCCGGAACTGTTTTGCCAAACCTTTTTTTAACATAGTATTTCAAACTATTTTGAAAATCATCTTTTTGAAAAATAACATTTAGCACTCCTCCCTTAAAATTAGGCAATATCACAAAAAGAAAATGACTAATACTTTCTTTTCTGTTTGCTATAAAAAAAGGGGTTCTGCTATTTTCTAACTCATCAAATTCCCTTTTGGAAATACTTTGCCCCCATTGTTTCAAATTAACAATTGCTCGCTTTTGTTTTTTATTATCTAACAAATGCGCCTGATTAATTCTACTGATGTTTGTCAATTGCAAATCACGATTTAATCCTTTTGACTCGGCTTTTCTGTAGGTAACATGCCATTGATGCAGCATTAAAATCTCTTGATCATAAAATAGGGATTGGTATCCTGCATTTTCCAATCGATTATGAACATCTTCGTCTTCGGCTCCCCAAAAATGCAAAAACTCGTCAAAACCATGTATTTCATGCAATGCGTTAAGAGGAAATAACGACAAGCCTTTGGCTCCACCTTGACTAAAAAAACTTACTTTATATTGATCAAAAGGTTTTACCTGAATACTTTCTTTATGATCCAGAAAACCAACTTTAAAAAATACTGCTTGATTAGGATTTTGAATAGTTATCAGTTTTTCTATAAAATCGTGACTGAAAATCATATCTACATCGGCTACAAAAACAAAAGGAGTTGTTACGTTTTGCAACCCAATATTAATTGCCTTGGCTCTCGACCAGGGTTGATAAGAATGATAGGAATAGAGATAGGTTACAAAATCATAATTCTGAGTAAGTATCTTAATTGTTGCTGCCTTGTCAAATACAGAGCCATAATCCACAAAAACAACTTTAAAATCCTGATTGCTTTGTTGTGCCAATGAGTCTAGCGAACGTTTGACTCTACTTTCTTCCCGATTACGGTAAGGGTATAGTATGGTGATCATATTAAGTATTTTTTGGCCTCTTCTTTGCTCAATCCTTTCCAAATTAAGTAATACTTCATTATTTTTTTATTCAAAATCAATTTGCCAAACAATTTACTCTTTACAAAATAAGCCAATTTAGAACTTGGCTGAATGGGTTTCAATTCAAAGTTGCTTTCTTTATCATTTTGCATTAATTTAGATACCTCAACCTGCATCCAATCTTCCAAGACATTCCCCATGTGATAGGCATAATTATCCGCAGTTGATAATCGCCAAAAACCTTTTTTTACAACAGGAATATCCAAAAATTGTCCTTCGCTATCGCCTCCCAATTTGAATGTTGCAAATCTACTTTCTAAATTATCGAAGACTTGTGCTCTATAAGTGGTAGCAAAATGTCCTGCACCTACAACCGCTTTTTTATCTTCATTAGTTACAGTCAAATATTTTTTTAATTGAACCGGATTGTAAAAATTAGCATCCCCTACACTTAATCCAAACATTTTTAAAGCATCAGGATTTACTACTGGCGAACATTTTACCTTATTCGAGAAAAATAAATCCCAATACACATTGGCTGTATAGGTTCTCAAAGAACGTGAAGAAGGTGTAGGGCAAACAGCTCCCGTTTTTGGAAACGCTTCAAAAACAGAATAACTTGCCTCTTGCCAACCATTCAAGAAAAGTACATCGGCATCCGAAACTGTAATTAAAGGAAAATTATTTCCCGAAATCCCTTTTAAAACGGCATTAAGCTTTCCAATATTTGAAGTATGAATTACCTCCTGTATTTTATTTTTTTGAAATAAATCATTCAGATAAGCTACAACTCCTAGACAGCTTCCATTATTGACAATAGTTACAGATGTTTTATTATGAATAGTTTTAAATAATGAATCAAGACATAGTTTTAATATCTTAAAACTATCTTCAAAATACCCTTCTTCATTGGGAATATAAACCGGAATAATCACCTGATGAAAATAATCAGATTCAATTTGAATTTTGTCTTTATGGGGGTTGAAACCTACTCGCATAAC carries:
- a CDS encoding cytidylyltransferase domain-containing protein codes for the protein MKTIAIIPARGGSKRLKDKNIKVLNGLPLLVHSIRYAQQHPELIDAIYVSTNDSAIKRVAQEYGALVIDRPEALSDDFATTISVLKHVLENVSETVEHVVLLQPTNPLRPETLLPEAMQRYLTGNFDSLFTVSRNHQKLGKIIDDQFVPYNYEIGQRSQDLEPLYFENGLLYLLKSDLVKNGKIIGDHSFPFIVDNPFSEVDIDTQADFDYAAYLMGLK
- a CDS encoding glycosyltransferase family A protein, which encodes MRVGFNPHKDKIQIESDYFHQVIIPVYIPNEEGYFEDSFKILKLCLDSLFKTIHNKTSVTIVNNGSCLGVVAYLNDLFQKNKIQEVIHTSNIGKLNAVLKGISGNNFPLITVSDADVLFLNGWQEASYSVFEAFPKTGAVCPTPSSRSLRTYTANVYWDLFFSNKVKCSPVVNPDALKMFGLSVGDANFYNPVQLKKYLTVTNEDKKAVVGAGHFATTYRAQVFDNLESRFATFKLGGDSEGQFLDIPVVKKGFWRLSTADNYAYHMGNVLEDWMQVEVSKLMQNDKESNFELKPIQPSSKLAYFVKSKLFGKLILNKKIMKYYLIWKGLSKEEAKKYLI
- the neuB gene encoding N-acetylneuraminate synthase, whose amino-acid sequence is MNPYIEIAGRRIGPDYPPLVIAEIGINHEGSLQVAKEMVDAAHRAGVEVVKHQTHIVEDEMSGAAKKVIPGNSDVSIYEIMERCSLNEADELELKKYVESKGMIFISTPFSRAAAERLKKFDIPAYKIGSGECNNYPLLEHIASFGKPVILSTGMNTIESVRKAVTIFDRHKVPVALLHTTNLYPTPIHLVRFGAMTQMHEAFPDKVFGLSDHTLNNNACLGAVALGASILERHFTDHMQRTGPDIVCSMDEQTTSQLLISSNEIWQMRGGVKEPAQEEQVTIDFAFATVCAIAAIKKGEVFSKENIWVKRPGTGKILAEHFNSILGKKAKRDIANDEQLDFIDFE
- a CDS encoding glycosyltransferase family 2 protein, producing the protein MITILYPYRNREESRVKRSLDSLAQQSNQDFKVVFVDYGSVFDKAATIKILTQNYDFVTYLYSYHSYQPWSRAKAINIGLQNVTTPFVFVADVDMIFSHDFIEKLITIQNPNQAVFFKVGFLDHKESIQVKPFDQYKVSFFSQGGAKGLSLFPLNALHEIHGFDEFLHFWGAEDEDVHNRLENAGYQSLFYDQEILMLHQWHVTYRKAESKGLNRDLQLTNISRINQAHLLDNKKQKRAIVNLKQWGQSISKREFDELENSRTPFFIANRKESISHFLFVILPNFKGGVLNVIFQKDDFQNSLKYYVKKRFGKTVPEYYSLKEINDKVLLHLISFYKDCNYFYIIGNDLKSIQLKIKKE
- a CDS encoding glycosyltransferase family 4 protein, producing MTKVILLSQVPLPFSKIGSWTTLYKNYLQKEHQVDFIVCEPPEKQFENVAYSLIANGLLFKIRRKVKKNKYLGYFEALDKILKPNEKYIIQIIDNFGIVKPLTAFLVSKGLRSNSCLQFFYHGFPPFYENYNGRWFFESIDEMVLLTNDSYLAHKNYYTVLPTRFSVLHNGIDTKKFFPLSLKEKQAIKQTKNTNDKTVFVWCSQDRPKKGLSILLEAWKRVYKTRQDIVLWVIGCEPKTPQDGVMYLGRIPNDELPVYFQSSDCYLFPTLCHEGFGMSLIEALHCGNYCIASAIGGVPEVLQYGKLGKLIENPHFVSAWEKAINEFLEGKFEIPELSNELYSTEMWNLGMNKIIIEAKNRLAQ
- the neuC gene encoding UDP-N-acetylglucosamine 2-epimerase — translated: MKKILFLTGTRADFGKIKSLISILEQQPEFEVFVAVTGMHLQEEYGYTLLEIQRCGYKNIHTFQNHTHETTMDLTLAKTIEGLSSYIKNVQPDLILVHGDRVETLAGAIVGSLNNILVAHIEGGEISGTVDELIRHSVSKLSHIHFVSNAEAAKRLEQMGEVKESIFTIGSPDIDVMFSDKLPDLAVAKEYYQLFFESYAIVMFHPVTTEIKDIEQYASDFVEALLADTHNYIVVFPNNDLGSQIILNAYERLKGNPRFRIFPSLRFEYFLTLLKNSQFIIGNSSAGIREAPYYGIPIINIGTRQQNRAVHADIINVDYNKKNIYEALRTIDSHQVQQTDADFGEGNSAELFLESLQKKEFWQMNHQKQFRDR